A region of Reichenbachiella carrageenanivorans DNA encodes the following proteins:
- a CDS encoding histidine kinase dimerization/phosphoacceptor domain -containing protein, whose translation MSSKPSNFVIILLQTYICRAILFIGLGYILVPYPCQAQLSEDSVRKIFELPIENFSEYEKLATLANTLNNASPVDALKILPKLEQHLDKADFRYQFYFYKTKGHNYTQFEKYDSALIFLTKAEKLARKNKDNRLLSLAISDQGLRLASLNLFAESLEKFQSALEAIQGMNELNLESNCLNQMGHIYRKTKDYDQAIVSLNQSLAIKRQLDLPVENTLNELANVYYYQGQYDKVMEMDLSLAEENRKKGNIRALSFNLNNVGEDFIALKKHEQAIPYFLEAIELKKINGNENLLLSSYLGIASCYASLRNYPITKSYYDSARAIAMKGSHDNKMEYFNYVYQFEKGRGNFEMALTNYQQMIAYKDSIFNEKNANKIGELKTKYNTEQKEMQIERQEEQLATQSMYRNALIAGVIALLVIITLVYRSERIKTRKNQEIEEKNSLIEKSLQEKESLLKEIHHRVKNNLQVISSLLNMQSRTTENEEILDAFQQGQSRVRAMSLIHQKLYQTDNLSEIDFQEYTSQLIDQLSTLYTGNKDDITTEVRANDIKLDIDTAIPLGLILNELISNSFKYAFKNVSHGKIKVDMERLADGKIQLAISDNGQGLPSDFNLEATKTLGLKLVNILTKQLKGKLAYKSTTDSIFIITFHEIKLSA comes from the coding sequence ATGTCATCCAAACCATCAAATTTCGTCATCATTCTATTACAAACCTATATCTGTAGAGCCATTCTCTTCATTGGGTTAGGATACATTTTAGTGCCTTATCCATGCCAGGCTCAATTATCAGAAGATTCGGTACGAAAAATCTTCGAACTCCCAATTGAAAATTTTAGTGAGTATGAGAAGCTCGCGACATTGGCCAACACGCTGAATAATGCAAGTCCAGTGGATGCCTTAAAGATCCTCCCAAAACTAGAGCAGCATTTAGACAAAGCTGATTTTAGGTATCAGTTCTATTTCTATAAGACGAAAGGGCACAACTATACTCAATTCGAAAAATATGATAGCGCACTTATATTCTTGACAAAGGCAGAGAAACTCGCAAGAAAAAATAAGGACAATCGCCTCCTTTCCCTAGCCATATCAGATCAGGGTCTCCGATTGGCAAGTCTAAACTTATTTGCAGAATCATTGGAAAAATTTCAATCGGCACTAGAGGCGATCCAGGGCATGAACGAATTGAATTTGGAAAGCAATTGTCTCAATCAAATGGGACATATCTACAGAAAGACCAAAGATTATGATCAAGCGATAGTGAGTCTTAATCAATCATTAGCGATTAAAAGACAACTAGACCTCCCGGTTGAGAATACTTTGAACGAACTGGCCAACGTCTATTATTATCAAGGTCAATATGACAAGGTGATGGAAATGGATTTGTCCCTTGCCGAGGAGAATAGGAAAAAGGGCAACATCAGAGCGCTATCTTTCAACCTCAATAACGTAGGAGAAGATTTTATAGCACTAAAAAAGCATGAACAAGCTATTCCATATTTCTTGGAGGCTATTGAGTTGAAGAAAATAAATGGAAATGAAAACCTACTCTTGTCGAGCTATCTGGGTATCGCTAGTTGCTATGCGTCATTGCGCAACTACCCCATCACCAAGAGCTATTATGATTCGGCGCGAGCCATCGCCATGAAAGGAAGTCATGACAACAAGATGGAATACTTCAATTATGTCTATCAATTTGAAAAAGGCCGAGGAAATTTCGAAATGGCACTTACCAACTATCAGCAAATGATAGCCTATAAGGATAGTATATTCAATGAAAAAAATGCCAATAAAATCGGAGAACTAAAGACCAAATACAATACCGAACAAAAAGAAATGCAGATAGAACGCCAAGAAGAGCAGTTGGCCACGCAGTCGATGTATAGAAATGCATTGATTGCAGGCGTGATCGCTTTATTAGTCATCATTACACTAGTCTATCGCAGTGAACGAATCAAAACCAGAAAAAATCAGGAGATTGAAGAGAAAAACAGCCTCATAGAAAAATCTCTACAGGAAAAAGAATCCTTACTCAAGGAAATTCACCATCGTGTCAAAAACAATTTGCAGGTGATCTCCAGTTTGCTCAACATGCAGTCGCGTACCACCGAAAACGAAGAAATACTGGATGCTTTTCAGCAAGGGCAAAGCCGCGTAAGGGCCATGTCATTGATCCATCAAAAACTATATCAGACGGACAACCTCAGCGAGATAGATTTTCAAGAGTACACCAGTCAGTTGATAGACCAGCTCTCCACACTATATACCGGCAACAAGGACGACATCACCACTGAAGTAAGAGCCAACGACATCAAATTAGATATCGACACAGCCATTCCGTTGGGTTTGATTTTAAATGAATTGATTTCCAACTCATTTAAATATGCTTTCAAAAATGTGAGCCATGGCAAGATCAAAGTAGATATGGAGCGTCTGGCAGATGGAAAAATTCAATTGGCCATTTCAGACAATGGACAGGGCTTGCCATCAGATTTTAATCTGGAAGCCACTAAAACACTGGGCTTAAAACTGGTCAATATATTGACCAAACAGCTCAAAGGAAAGCTAGCCTACAAATCCACGACTGATTCGATATTTATCATTACTTTTCACGAAATTAAACTGTCCGCCTAA
- a CDS encoding LytR/AlgR family response regulator transcription factor, with the protein MSEIKILIVEDEMIIAEDMSDMLQSLGYDVIGVTGELDEAKQLLDELAPDIAMVDITLGVKQEGLDFAQYIKDHHDMPFIFCTSHADKSTIDKATPLHPSGYLVKPFTQKDLYSAIQVALANFANDQPKTDKTPIAASEDLVIKDSIFIKNGHLYIKVKFDDMLWISPDGNYASIQTVDNTKHLVRMPLKDFQDQLPTHKFYRTHRSYLVNIDRIEGINNQHVYLGEHQIPLGKNYREELLSLIKKLS; encoded by the coding sequence ATGTCTGAGATAAAAATTCTCATAGTAGAAGATGAAATGATCATCGCAGAAGATATGAGTGATATGCTCCAATCGCTAGGCTATGACGTGATCGGCGTGACTGGCGAACTAGACGAGGCCAAGCAGCTCCTCGATGAGCTTGCGCCAGACATTGCGATGGTCGACATCACGCTTGGCGTAAAGCAAGAAGGGTTAGACTTTGCACAATACATCAAAGATCATCATGACATGCCCTTTATCTTTTGTACCTCTCACGCAGACAAGTCTACTATAGACAAAGCCACCCCACTCCACCCCAGCGGATATTTGGTGAAGCCATTCACCCAAAAAGACTTATACTCAGCGATTCAGGTGGCTCTGGCCAATTTCGCCAATGACCAGCCGAAAACAGATAAAACTCCCATTGCTGCATCCGAAGATTTAGTGATCAAAGATTCGATTTTCATCAAAAATGGACACCTATATATCAAGGTAAAGTTTGATGATATGCTATGGATTTCCCCTGACGGCAACTATGCCTCCATCCAAACGGTGGATAATACCAAGCACTTGGTAAGGATGCCGCTCAAGGACTTTCAGGATCAGTTGCCAACGCATAAATTTTATCGCACCCACCGATCCTATTTGGTCAATATTGATAGAATCGAAGGGATAAACAATCAGCATGTTTATCTAGGCGAGCACCAAATCCCTCTAGGCAAAAACTATAGAGAGGAGCTCCTCTCGCTTATCAAAAAATTGAGTTGA